In one window of Burkholderia sp. NRF60-BP8 DNA:
- a CDS encoding efflux RND transporter periplasmic adaptor subunit encodes MKNQKRCCHGAVCALVAAMLAGCGPSEQQAAAPATPVAAMTVAATRVDVTEDLPGRVAAVRVAEIRPQVSGIVQRRLFEQGTEVRPGQPLFQINPAPFKAEMDTAAASLQRAQAALERAKVQAARFKPLVEADAISRQVYDDAVSQRDQAAADVAQARATLARRQLDLKFATVEAPIAGRIDQALVTEGALVSSGDSQPMARIQQIDQVYVDVRQPAASLDALRGALAAQPQASDGNGLPVDVLRDDDTRYDVKGRMLFSGVNVDPGTGDVLLRVLVDNPKRQLLPGMYVRARIPRAHYANAVMVPQQAVVRAGGKPQVWVLDAKGNAHLKAVEVGELTNRSYRIKSGLQAGQKIVVEGMERLTDGAPAAATDWKSPDAAAASAH; translated from the coding sequence ATGAAGAATCAGAAACGATGCTGCCACGGCGCCGTATGCGCGCTGGTGGCTGCAATGCTGGCGGGTTGCGGGCCGTCCGAACAGCAGGCCGCCGCGCCGGCCACACCGGTGGCGGCCATGACCGTGGCCGCCACGCGCGTCGACGTGACCGAAGACCTGCCGGGCCGCGTCGCGGCCGTGCGCGTGGCCGAGATCCGGCCGCAGGTGAGCGGCATCGTGCAACGCCGACTGTTCGAACAAGGCACCGAAGTCCGTCCGGGCCAGCCGCTGTTCCAGATCAACCCGGCGCCGTTCAAGGCGGAGATGGACACGGCCGCCGCATCGCTGCAGCGCGCGCAGGCCGCACTCGAACGCGCAAAGGTGCAGGCCGCGCGCTTCAAGCCGCTCGTCGAGGCCGATGCGATCAGCCGCCAGGTGTACGACGACGCCGTATCGCAACGCGACCAGGCCGCGGCCGACGTCGCGCAGGCCCGCGCGACGCTTGCGCGCCGCCAGCTCGACCTGAAATTCGCAACCGTGGAAGCGCCGATCGCCGGCCGCATCGACCAGGCGCTCGTGACCGAAGGCGCGCTGGTGTCGAGCGGCGACAGTCAGCCGATGGCGCGCATCCAGCAGATCGACCAGGTATACGTGGACGTGCGCCAGCCGGCCGCGTCGCTCGACGCGCTGCGCGGCGCGCTCGCGGCTCAACCGCAAGCGTCCGACGGCAACGGCCTGCCGGTCGACGTGCTGCGCGACGACGACACGCGCTACGACGTCAAGGGCCGCATGCTGTTTTCGGGCGTCAACGTCGATCCGGGCACCGGCGACGTGCTGCTGCGCGTGCTGGTCGACAACCCGAAGCGCCAGTTGCTGCCGGGCATGTACGTGCGTGCCCGCATTCCGCGCGCCCACTACGCGAACGCCGTGATGGTGCCGCAACAGGCCGTGGTGCGCGCCGGCGGCAAGCCGCAGGTATGGGTGCTCGACGCGAAGGGCAACGCGCATCTGAAGGCCGTCGAAGTCGGCGAGCTCACGAACCGCAGCTACCGCATCAAGTCGGGCCTGCAGGCCGGCCAGAAGATCGTCGTCGAAGGCATGGAACGCCTGACCGACGGCGCGCCGGC